In one Cloacibacillus porcorum genomic region, the following are encoded:
- a CDS encoding phenylalanine--tRNA ligase subunit alpha, translating to MQEHDGTKGPQGGDGGLLERLEKIKEAGLEKIAQSSLPDQLQLVRANLIGRKGELTEILKSVGQAAPELRKVLGQAANEVKQIISEAVENRNAELLDTLSAFEGAADITVPGIEPFQGGLHPVTQMCYDLNDAFRSLGFEVFAEPEITSEKFAFDNLNFAPEHPARESMDTYWLKGHDEERGAKRLCLRPHLTGASVRYLREHGAPARFVYPGRVYRNETTDARHERAFFQYEALIVDKDFSFASGMVLIKTILEKVFGHEVDVRMRVGFFPFVEPGFEIDMKCQVCGGAGCRVCKHVGWIEVMPGGTPHPNVLKAAGLDPAVWSGFYINIGLDRLVMMRYGVDDVRLFHSADLRFLKQFK from the coding sequence ATGCAGGAACATGATGGTACTAAGGGTCCGCAGGGCGGAGACGGCGGCCTTCTTGAACGCCTTGAGAAGATAAAAGAGGCGGGGCTGGAAAAGATAGCGCAAAGTTCTCTGCCGGACCAATTACAGCTGGTCCGCGCGAACCTTATCGGACGCAAGGGCGAGCTGACCGAGATATTGAAGAGCGTGGGACAGGCCGCTCCCGAGCTCCGCAAGGTGCTGGGACAGGCGGCCAACGAGGTGAAGCAGATCATCAGCGAAGCGGTGGAGAACCGCAACGCGGAGCTGCTGGATACGCTCTCCGCATTTGAGGGTGCCGCGGATATCACTGTCCCCGGCATTGAACCGTTTCAGGGAGGGCTGCATCCGGTCACGCAGATGTGCTACGACCTGAACGACGCCTTCCGCTCTCTCGGCTTCGAGGTCTTTGCCGAGCCTGAGATAACGAGCGAGAAGTTTGCCTTTGACAATCTTAACTTCGCTCCCGAGCATCCGGCCCGCGAGAGTATGGATACTTATTGGCTCAAGGGGCACGACGAGGAGCGCGGCGCGAAGAGGCTGTGTCTGCGTCCGCATCTTACTGGGGCCAGCGTCCGCTACCTTCGCGAGCACGGTGCGCCCGCGCGTTTTGTCTATCCGGGCCGTGTCTACCGCAATGAGACGACCGATGCCCGCCACGAGCGCGCCTTTTTCCAGTATGAGGCGCTTATCGTCGATAAGGATTTTTCTTTCGCCTCCGGTATGGTCCTGATTAAGACGATACTTGAGAAGGTTTTCGGCCACGAGGTCGACGTGCGTATGCGCGTAGGATTTTTCCCCTTCGTCGAGCCGGGGTTTGAGATAGACATGAAGTGTCAGGTCTGCGGCGGCGCGGGCTGCCGCGTCTGCAAGCACGTCGGCTGGATAGAGGTGATGCCGGGCGGCACGCCGCATCCGAACGTGCTCAAAGCGGCGGGGCTGGACCCCGCGGTGTGGTCGGGCTTTTATATCAATATCGGCCTCGACCGTCTTGTGATGATGCGTTACGGCGTTGACGACGTGCGCCTCTTCCACAGCGCCGACCTGCGTTTCCTGAAGCAGTTCAAGTAG
- a CDS encoding potassium channel family protein → MDRKKKKSFLIVGLGRFGTALCEKLANLGQNVIGIDSMPGPVMELSDKIAVAAQLDVTDESSLRKIGATQVDVAVVTIGEAVEHSILCTSLLVDMGVPVVVARASNKLHAKVLERVGAHKVISPEWDMGSRIGELLVYPWYSAFTRIDGGNFVLGKIQPLPEMIGRDMAQLKFSQKYKVIVILMEYEGMQHTPLPTRPFEKGDRMWVLGHVEEMDKLIDKSDVSGLIDMKEINLPGAPQ, encoded by the coding sequence ATGGATAGAAAAAAGAAGAAGAGTTTTCTGATTGTCGGCCTCGGCCGCTTCGGGACCGCGCTCTGCGAAAAGCTGGCTAATCTCGGTCAGAACGTAATCGGGATTGACAGTATGCCCGGCCCGGTCATGGAGCTTTCCGATAAGATCGCCGTCGCCGCGCAGCTGGATGTTACCGACGAGAGTTCTCTGCGCAAGATCGGGGCTACCCAGGTCGATGTGGCGGTGGTGACGATCGGCGAGGCGGTGGAACACAGTATTCTCTGCACCTCGCTGCTTGTCGATATGGGGGTGCCGGTGGTGGTAGCGCGCGCCTCGAATAAGCTGCACGCGAAGGTGCTTGAGCGCGTCGGCGCGCATAAGGTGATCTCGCCGGAGTGGGATATGGGCTCGCGTATCGGCGAGCTGCTCGTCTATCCGTGGTATTCGGCCTTCACCCGCATCGACGGCGGCAATTTCGTACTCGGAAAGATCCAGCCGCTGCCGGAGATGATCGGCCGTGATATGGCGCAGCTTAAATTTTCACAAAAATACAAAGTTATTGTTATACTTATGGAGTATGAGGGTATGCAGCATACGCCTCTGCCCACGCGTCCCTTTGAGAAGGGGGACCGGATGTGGGTGCTGGGGCATGTCGAGGAGATGGACAAGCTGATTGATAAGAGCGACGTCTCCGGCCTCATCGATATGAAGGAGATTAATTTACCCGGCGCGCCGCAATAG